In a single window of the Osmerus eperlanus chromosome 2, fOsmEpe2.1, whole genome shotgun sequence genome:
- the LOC134035616 gene encoding protein phosphatase 1 regulatory subunit 29, whose product MQRRPVATAPPSSPSPFLFILPSLLLLLHLPSPAQGDCWLIEGDKGYVWLAICSQNQPPYETIPQHINNTVHDLRLNENKLKAVLFTSMYRFTNLTDLNLTKNEISYIEDGAFGGQANLQVLQLGYNKLTNLTEGMMRGLGHMQCLFLQHNLVEVIATNAFWECPSLSSIDLSSNKLARLDPSTFTVLSRLMVCELAANPFHCGCDLYNFLTWLESFNNVTHTYDRLQCETPREMFGYPLLSPVAAGNVGRNAKNTLSLVCRNGVFIPGMTSLPPDADYSGVGPDAFGGVGPYHQPTTSSSSTENSFSPTIKLSHVSLSTASLVVQIPRPFSKMYILIQYNHTYVSDVMTLKNKKEKITLDKLKPHTNYTFCVASIRNSQRYNHTCLQFATRAQDPDETPPASSTTTHYIVTIVGCLFGMLLILGLVYYCLRKRRMHEEEQKAVCVKKTILEMRYGPEVAAAVGNDPSAVHKLQEQSREHHQYQHHHGGKMPMSASSSSGMLHSANTSSSSRLSSIPQVEKMATAFSEAMSTSKGNYMDVRTGGGAGEERMRDGGLVVGHGGIREEDLREDDGMGLGDDSDDDGRGSASEISTIAMEVDKVNQIINNCIDALKLDSVSAAATTVASSHPASPPPTCTSPLTRGLIPLSPGATEACPVSPSPKIPPPPPLPSYAAPPLSERPGIGGGGFVSPPYRPPPPASAVRPIQRQMSADAAVVIGVKKQCSTTSCGSVGRDRDRGGPRVYSLDVPEPRSPDPCLPQYGDRASPGCGEPQERLPLVGSGSCMGGGGGGCDSGGPHPENQQQQHHHQQQQQQNQLDVQQDYHCSEHRHSVPALYYDGSQHQGSPHQGSQHQGSPAQRVSFLKPLTRARRDATSYSQLSPSRHHSSYSGYSSSPEYSSESSLRIWERFRPYRKGQRDESCYVTAGNALRKKVQFAKGEDLHDILDYWKGVSAQQKL is encoded by the exons ATGCAGAGGCGACCGGTCGCGAccgctcctccatcctctcccagccccttcctgttcatcttgccctccctcctgctcctcctccac ctccccagcccGGCTCAAGGAGACTGCTGGCTGATCGAGGGGGACAAGGGCTACGTGTGGCTGGCTATCTGCAGCCAGAACCAGCCCCCTTACGAGACCATCCCCCAGCACATCAATAACACGGTCCACGACCTCAGGCTGAACGAGAACAAGCTCAAGGCTGTGCTCTTTACCTCCATGTACCGCTTCACCAACCTGACTGATCTCAACCTCACCAAGAACGAGATCTCCTATATCGAGGACGGGGCGTTCGGCGGACAGGCCAACCTGCAG GTGCTCCAGCTGGGCTACAACAAACTGACCAACCTGACCGAAGGCATGATGAGGGGCCTGGGCCACATGCAGTGCCTCTTCCTCCAGCACAACCTCGTCGAGGTCATCGCCACCAACGCGTTCTGGGAGtgccccagcctcagcagcATCGACCTGTCGTCCAACAAGCTGGCTCGCCTCGACCCGTCCACCTTCACGGTGCTGAGCCGGCTGATGGTGTGCGAGCTCGCCGCCAACCCCTTCCACTGCGGCTGCGACCTCTACAACTTCCTCACCTGGCTGGAGTCCTTCAACAACGTCACGCACACCTACGACCGCCTCCAGTGCGAGACGCCCAGGGAGATGTTCGGCTACCCGCTCCTGAGTCCCGTGGCGGCGGGCAACGTGGGCCGCAACGCCAAGAACACCTTGTCGTTGGTCTGCCGCAACGGCGTCTTCATACCCGGGATGACGTCGTTGCCCCCGGACGCGGATTACTCCGGCGTGGGGCCGGACGCGTTCGGCGGCGTGGGGCCCTACCACCAGCCCACGACGTCCTCCTCGTCCACGGAGAACAGCTTCAGCCCCACCATCAAGCTCAGCCACGTCTCTCTGTCCACCGCCTCCCTGGTGGTCCAGATCCCCCGGCCGTTCAGCAAGATGTACATCCTGATCCAGTACAACCACACGTACGTGTCGGACGTCATGACCCTGAAGAACAAGAAGGAGAAGATCACCCTGGACAAGCTCAAGCCGCACACCAACTACACCTTCTGCGTGGCCTCCATCCGCAACTCCCAGCGCTACAACCACACCTGCCTGCAGTTCGCCACCCGGGCCCAGGACCCCGACGAAACGCCGcccgcctcctccaccaccacgcaCTACATCGTGACCATCGTGGGCTGCCTGTTCGGCATGCTCCTCATCCTCGGCCTGGTCTACTACTGCCTGCGCAAGCGGCGGATGCacgaggaggagcagaaggccGTCTGCGTCAAGAAGACCATCCTGGAGATGCGCTACGGGCCGGAGGTGGCGGCTGCGGTCGGCAACGACCCGTCGGCGGTGCACAAGCTCCAGGAGCAGTCCCGGGAACACCACCAGTACCAGCACCACCACGGCGGCAAGATGCCCATGtccgcctcctccagctcggGCATGCTCCACTCGGCCaacaccagctcctcctccaggctgtcCTCCATCCCCCAGGTGGAGAAGATGGCCACGGCGTTCTCGGAGGCGATGTCCACGAGCAAGGGGAACTACATGGACGTGAGGACGGGAggcggggcgggggaggagcgGATGAGGGACGGAGGGCTGGTGGTCGGGCACGGGGGGATCAGGGAGGAGGACCTGAGGGAGGACGACGGGATGGGCTTGGGCGACGACTCGGACGACGACGGCCGCGGCTCCGCCTCGGAGATCTCCACCATCGCCATGGAGGTGGACAAGGTCAACCAGATCATCAACAACTGCATCGACGCGCTGAAACTGGACTCGGTGTCCGCCGCCGCCACCACCGTGGCCTCGTCccaccccgcctccccccctccgacctgcacctcccccctcacccgaggcctcatccccctctcccccggggcgACGGAGGCCTGCCCGGTCTCGCCCTCCCCCAAGatcccccctccgcctcctctgccctcctacgccgccccccccctctccgagCGGCCCGGGATCGGCGGGGGGGGCTTCGTGTCGCCCCCTtaccgccccccgcccccggccTCCGCCGTCCGGCCCATCCAGCGGCAGATGAGCGCCGACGCCGCCGTGGTCATCGGCGTGAAGAAGCAGTGCAGCACCACGTCCTGCGGCTCGGTGGGGCGGGACAGGGACCGGGGCGGGCCTCGCGTCTACAGCCTGGACGTGCCGGAGCCCCGCAGCCCTGACCCCTGCCTCCCGCAGTACGGGGACAGGGCCAGCCCGGGCTGCGGGGAGCCCCAGGAGCGGCTGCCCCTGGTGGGGAGCGGGAGCTGCATGGGAGGGGGTGGCGGCGGATGCGACAGTGGTGGTCCTCACCCGGagaaccagcagcagcagcatcaccaccagcagcagcagcagcagaaccagctgGACGTGCAGCAGGACTACCACTGCTCGGAGCACCGCCACTCCGTCCCCGCGCTCTACTACGACGGCTCCCAGCACCAGGGCTCCCCGCACCAGGGCTCCCAGCACCAGGGCTCCCCGGCCCAGCGGGTCTCTTTCCTCAAGCCCCTGACCCGCGCCAGGAGGGACGCCACCTCCTACTCCCAGCTCTCGCCCTCCCGACACCACTCCAGCTACTCCGGGTATTCCTCGAGCCCCGAGTACTCCTCCGAGAGCTCCCTGAGGATCTGGGAGAGGTTCCGGCCCTACCGGAAGGGCCAGCGCGACGAGTCGTGCTACGTGACGGCCGGGAACGCCCTCCGTAAGAAAGTGCAGTTTGCCAAAGGAGAAGACCTCCATGACATCCTCGACTACTGGAAGGGAGTGTCGGCACAGCAGAAGCTGTGA